From the Bradyrhizobium sp. CCGUVB1N3 genome, one window contains:
- a CDS encoding VirB4 family type IV secretion system protein — protein MHKGFPSHVLRRSRHEGEQLVGGLPYLSIIDDVSLLLRDGDVIGTFAVEGVNADALDSRKTIELSTALSRFIAQQREDVGYYVHRISVETRPSMSAVEGNWFNEEIDRRWQGYLQSVGLRNRVSIVTIVIRPPKRIARLIGLLGSSDFCGREEVAARASRLDQLINTCMVSLSEARPRRLTVSGGEWLSLLRTLIDGSSGRLAAGEQFVPVADVLANSIVTFQGSIFECDNPNPDLKRYGTIISLKDYPAATYPGIFDSLNLPYDMIVSQSFTPIDNIAAQGRIARVRKQMKAAEDAAISLRAQLEQAEDDVASGRVVFGNHHCSIAMFCETRPRLEEAVSYVTRAMQDAGASIVREKFSARAIYFAQHPGNFSYRARAAMISSQNFGECCALHGSPKGNAAERCPWGDYVTILPTARGEAFRFNFHLPGQLGERTAGHTLVLGQTGSGKTLGTAFLLSQAHRLRARIVLLDKDGGFEMAVRAMGGSYSTVRMGQELGFNPMRAEADDRGSAWLSDWLRALAENEGERLTPQQCQALNDAVQANAAADRRLQNFEQFRTQLRATDDNGDLYQRLGQWDRTGQFGWLFGGKGHDPLCFDSQLTAFDITELFDNKTIRTAWLSYVFRRVERLVEDEAPTLLVVDEAWKLLDDPYFERRLKDWMLTMRKKNVAVVLMTQRVSHVANSAAGSAILESAVTRLIYPSTSNTEAELALLNLTATESAFLQISNVDNHLVLLKSGDDSVVLDFALGALEKGIDVLGGGRGNKASSTWRETPDFQMKMLQ, from the coding sequence GTGCATAAGGGTTTCCCAAGTCACGTTCTGCGACGCTCTCGTCACGAAGGCGAGCAGCTCGTCGGTGGATTGCCGTATCTAAGTATCATCGACGATGTCAGTCTACTGCTGCGTGATGGCGATGTAATCGGGACCTTCGCTGTGGAGGGGGTGAATGCCGACGCTCTCGACAGCCGGAAAACAATTGAGCTGAGTACCGCTTTGTCGCGATTTATTGCGCAACAGCGCGAGGATGTCGGATACTATGTTCATCGCATCTCCGTGGAAACCCGCCCCAGCATGAGCGCCGTTGAAGGAAATTGGTTTAATGAGGAGATTGACAGGCGCTGGCAAGGTTATCTTCAGTCTGTTGGGTTGCGTAATCGAGTGTCGATCGTAACCATCGTAATTCGACCACCGAAGAGAATAGCGAGGCTCATTGGCCTTCTTGGCAGTAGCGACTTCTGCGGTAGGGAAGAGGTCGCCGCGCGCGCCAGTCGGCTGGATCAGTTGATCAATACATGTATGGTCAGCCTAAGTGAGGCAAGACCACGCCGGCTAACCGTTTCGGGCGGTGAATGGCTCAGTTTGCTCCGCACGCTGATAGACGGGTCAAGTGGGCGTCTCGCTGCTGGTGAGCAGTTCGTGCCTGTAGCTGACGTTTTGGCTAATTCGATAGTTACCTTCCAAGGGAGTATCTTCGAATGCGATAATCCGAATCCGGATCTCAAACGCTACGGCACGATTATATCCCTCAAAGATTATCCCGCTGCGACGTATCCTGGGATATTCGATAGTCTTAATCTGCCATATGACATGATTGTCTCGCAGAGCTTCACACCCATCGACAATATCGCCGCCCAAGGCCGAATCGCTCGCGTGCGGAAGCAAATGAAGGCCGCAGAGGACGCGGCCATTTCTCTGCGGGCCCAACTCGAACAGGCTGAGGACGACGTCGCCTCAGGCCGCGTGGTCTTTGGCAATCATCACTGTAGTATCGCCATGTTCTGCGAAACTCGACCTCGACTTGAGGAGGCAGTATCCTATGTCACTCGCGCAATGCAGGATGCTGGCGCGTCGATCGTCCGCGAAAAGTTCTCCGCCCGCGCCATATACTTCGCTCAGCATCCGGGTAATTTTAGCTACCGCGCACGGGCGGCAATGATCTCCTCACAGAACTTCGGAGAATGTTGCGCCTTGCACGGGTCGCCGAAAGGCAACGCGGCGGAGCGATGTCCTTGGGGCGATTACGTGACAATTCTTCCGACTGCACGCGGCGAGGCGTTTCGCTTCAATTTTCATTTGCCCGGACAATTAGGCGAGCGCACCGCTGGCCATACACTTGTGCTTGGCCAAACTGGATCAGGCAAAACTCTCGGTACTGCCTTTTTGCTCAGCCAGGCTCATCGGCTTAGGGCACGCATTGTACTACTCGATAAGGATGGCGGTTTCGAAATGGCGGTTCGCGCGATGGGCGGAAGCTATTCCACCGTACGGATGGGGCAGGAGCTTGGCTTCAACCCGATGCGGGCGGAGGCCGATGACCGCGGCTCGGCTTGGCTTTCCGACTGGCTTAGGGCATTAGCTGAGAACGAGGGTGAACGGCTTACTCCGCAGCAGTGTCAGGCACTGAACGATGCCGTCCAGGCGAACGCGGCCGCTGATCGCCGTCTGCAGAACTTCGAGCAATTTCGCACTCAGCTGCGGGCGACGGATGATAATGGAGATCTATATCAGAGGCTTGGCCAGTGGGACCGCACTGGTCAGTTCGGATGGCTGTTTGGCGGCAAGGGCCATGATCCCCTCTGTTTCGACAGCCAGCTCACCGCTTTCGATATCACAGAACTGTTCGACAACAAGACCATTCGGACGGCTTGGTTGAGCTACGTTTTCAGGCGGGTGGAACGGCTCGTAGAAGATGAAGCACCAACCCTGCTCGTCGTCGATGAGGCCTGGAAGTTACTTGACGATCCCTATTTTGAAAGGCGGCTGAAGGACTGGATGCTAACAATGCGCAAGAAGAACGTTGCTGTCGTTCTTATGACCCAGCGTGTGTCGCATGTCGCCAACAGCGCGGCTGGGAGTGCGATTCTGGAGAGCGCAGTCACACGGCTGATATATCCAAGTACCTCCAATACCGAAGCGGAACTTGCGCTGCTCAACCTGACGGCAACCGAAAGCGCATTTCTCCAGATAAGTAATGTGGACAACCATCTCGTACTATTAAAATCCGGGGATGACAGCGTTGTTCTCGATTTCGCACTTGGCGCGCTCGAGAAAGGAATCGATGTCTTGGGTGGAGGGCGCGGCAATAAAGCGTCGTCAACCTGGCGTGAAACACCGGACTTCCAAATGAAAATGCTGCAATGA
- a CDS encoding VirB3 family type IV secretion system protein: MERTTVFLGLTREVSFAGLPVIHLVFLIWVVMLGFVLTKSFCYLAIMGSVGYGLLRALAAYDPKLISVIIATVQSTPISSALLKGGRFVYRA; the protein is encoded by the coding sequence ATGGAGCGCACGACAGTCTTCCTCGGATTAACTCGAGAGGTCTCTTTTGCGGGATTGCCGGTCATTCATCTAGTGTTCCTCATATGGGTCGTTATGCTTGGCTTCGTCCTCACGAAGTCATTCTGCTATCTGGCAATAATGGGAAGTGTTGGTTACGGACTCCTGCGTGCTCTAGCCGCTTACGATCCAAAACTGATTAGTGTCATCATCGCGACCGTGCAAAGTACACCTATAAGCTCTGCCCTGTTGAAGGGCGGCCGGTTCGTGTATCGTGCATAA
- a CDS encoding TrbC/VirB2 family protein, which translates to MRTCFSHIAFKKLLSFVGLYILLTAAFAAPCSAQNFNGVTTFLTTIVKTVTGPFGVAVSALAVMAVGFSFMTGRMDWTFAVSVIMGIAIVFGGASFVGSLAPH; encoded by the coding sequence GTGAGGACGTGTTTTTCGCACATTGCTTTCAAGAAGCTGCTGTCATTCGTCGGTCTGTACATTCTATTGACCGCCGCTTTTGCCGCTCCATGTTCTGCTCAGAACTTCAACGGGGTGACAACGTTCCTCACTACAATCGTGAAGACTGTCACCGGCCCCTTTGGGGTGGCAGTGTCCGCTCTGGCAGTCATGGCGGTGGGCTTCTCGTTTATGACTGGCCGGATGGACTGGACCTTTGCCGTCTCCGTCATCATGGGCATCGCAATCGTCTTTGGCGGAGCCAGCTTTGTCGGCTCCTTGGCGCCACACTAA
- a CDS encoding winged helix-turn-helix domain-containing protein: protein MHRSYEIGCITIVDNDLNLSRTMDEYLRSNNLCTVRAVTHAEALTLYNNAEALIVNMDLVRHNGFELLRDLRVRRDVPIIVIRSRRYEHDAVTWLDSGADEYLTTPLSMARLLAHINALSRRHFSTLRMRSKAQEGRWCFGGWELRLKTRKLYNPSGTSVPLSAAEYSLLVTFVEAGQRPLSREYLQRATRVHGEILDRSIDVQVLRLRRKLEGDARAPRLIKTVRGVGYMFSVQTVRA, encoded by the coding sequence ATGCACCGCTCGTACGAAATCGGATGCATCACTATCGTCGACAATGATCTCAATCTTAGCAGAACCATGGATGAGTACTTGAGGAGTAACAACTTATGTACGGTCCGGGCCGTCACGCACGCAGAAGCGCTCACCCTCTACAACAACGCCGAGGCACTTATTGTAAACATGGACCTTGTCCGCCACAACGGATTCGAGCTCCTGCGTGATCTCCGTGTTCGAAGAGACGTTCCCATTATTGTCATTAGGAGCCGACGGTATGAGCACGATGCTGTGACCTGGCTTGACTCTGGTGCTGATGAGTATCTAACCACGCCCCTCTCGATGGCTCGGCTTTTGGCTCACATCAACGCTCTGAGCAGGCGTCATTTCAGCACCCTTAGAATGCGAAGCAAGGCGCAGGAGGGACGATGGTGTTTCGGAGGGTGGGAGCTGCGCCTTAAAACTCGAAAGCTCTATAATCCTTCGGGCACATCGGTGCCTTTAAGTGCGGCGGAATACTCGCTCCTAGTCACCTTTGTTGAGGCAGGGCAACGGCCGTTGTCGCGAGAGTACCTACAACGGGCCACCCGTGTGCACGGTGAAATACTCGATCGCAGTATAGATGTTCAGGTCCTCCGTTTGCGTCGCAAGCTAGAAGGAGATGCGCGCGCTCCCCGGCTAATAAAAACTGTGCGTGGCGTGGGTTACATGTTTAGCGTGCAGACTGTCCGCGCTTGA
- the tnpB gene encoding IS66 family insertion sequence element accessory protein TnpB (TnpB, as the term is used for proteins encoded by IS66 family insertion elements, is considered an accessory protein, since TnpC, encoded by a neighboring gene, is a DDE family transposase.) — MISLPSGQNVRVWLATGYTDMRCGFPSLALRVQEVLRMSPMEGNLFVFRGRSGSLLKCIWHDGQGACLFTKRLERGKFIWPTVDGGAVPISPAQLSYLLSGIDWRHPQETWRPTRVG, encoded by the coding sequence GTGATATCGCTTCCCTCTGGCCAGAACGTGCGTGTGTGGCTAGCGACGGGCTATACCGACATGCGGTGTGGATTCCCGTCTCTTGCGTTGCGGGTACAGGAGGTGCTCCGAATGAGCCCGATGGAGGGCAATCTCTTCGTCTTCCGCGGTCGCAGTGGTTCGCTTTTGAAGTGCATCTGGCACGATGGCCAGGGCGCATGCCTTTTTACAAAAAGATTGGAACGTGGGAAGTTCATCTGGCCTACCGTTGATGGAGGCGCTGTTCCAATATCGCCGGCGCAGCTGAGTTATCTTCTGTCCGGAATAGATTGGCGTCATCCGCAGGAAACATGGCGCCCGACGCGTGTCGGATAG
- a CDS encoding transposase, with the protein MDVHTVNSVSRLEIVDRGGRRRFSDEAKLKIVAESYSLPRLGSATARKYGITRSQLADWRNAARAGRFGSTSVEGFVPAVIVPEVPAAPATPMTSAAGSRMEIVASNGCRVIVDRGVDVDVLIRIMRGLETLR; encoded by the coding sequence ATGGACGTGCATACAGTCAATTCTGTCAGTCGGCTTGAGATCGTTGATAGGGGCGGTCGACGTCGGTTCAGCGACGAGGCCAAGCTGAAAATCGTCGCCGAGAGCTATTCATTGCCCCGTTTAGGGTCGGCCACGGCCCGCAAATACGGGATCACGCGCTCGCAGTTGGCTGATTGGCGTAACGCAGCCCGGGCCGGGCGTTTTGGTTCGACTTCGGTTGAAGGATTTGTGCCAGCGGTGATCGTGCCGGAGGTTCCGGCGGCGCCCGCGACGCCGATGACGAGCGCGGCCGGCAGTCGTATGGAGATTGTGGCTTCTAACGGTTGTCGGGTGATTGTGGATAGGGGCGTCGATGTTGACGTGCTGATTCGGATCATGCGTGGTCTGGAGACGCTGCGGTGA
- a CDS encoding UPF0149 family protein, which translates to MRAYDYAMSFERLGQWISERARSPTLRHPRATSLSMLDGAVAAVVAGPVSMASEEWVCPLLGVDPDAFNHDTEEFSAIAATLMRHNAISETLSTRPESFEPLFVRSPDGEVDPQPWCMGFYAVMKLRLLVWSRLLSPNGTEHLMLRPILVHCIDDAGRPLLPRTRTTMTAELRVVNFGEQVRNRLYGRAYSQFCQSA; encoded by the coding sequence ATGCGCGCTTACGACTATGCCATGTCGTTCGAACGGCTCGGGCAATGGATCAGCGAGCGCGCCAGGTCGCCGACGCTTCGGCATCCGCGGGCGACCTCGCTCTCCATGCTCGACGGCGCGGTGGCCGCGGTCGTCGCCGGGCCGGTCTCGATGGCGTCCGAGGAATGGGTGTGCCCGCTCCTCGGCGTAGATCCCGACGCCTTCAATCACGACACCGAGGAGTTCTCGGCGATCGCCGCCACGCTGATGCGCCACAACGCGATCAGCGAGACGCTGTCGACGAGACCGGAGAGCTTCGAGCCGCTGTTCGTGCGATCACCGGACGGCGAAGTCGACCCGCAGCCCTGGTGCATGGGCTTCTACGCCGTCATGAAGCTTCGGCTTCTCGTCTGGTCGCGGCTTCTCTCCCCGAACGGAACCGAACACCTTATGCTGCGGCCGATCTTGGTCCATTGCATCGACGATGCCGGTCGGCCCTTGCTACCTCGTACGCGTACGACCATGACCGCTGAATTGCGCGTTGTGAATTTTGGCGAACAGGTGAGAAATCGCCTGTATGGACGTGCATACAGTCAATTCTGTCAGTCGGCTTGA
- a CDS encoding transposase, giving the protein MLAGCVPWVERRRRWSQDEKERLVAASLEPGANVSEVARVAGPHVSELFRWRKELCRHGEASIAPFVPVEIGPSAPPREVAEAPLTTTARRRKSQGIIEIDLGSGHRIRVDGDVDGDALRRVLDALVRR; this is encoded by the coding sequence GTGCTGGCCGGATGCGTACCATGGGTCGAGCGGCGGCGCCGGTGGTCGCAGGATGAGAAGGAACGGCTTGTTGCAGCGTCGCTCGAGCCCGGCGCCAATGTTTCCGAGGTGGCTCGCGTGGCCGGGCCTCATGTGAGCGAGCTGTTCAGGTGGCGCAAGGAGCTTTGCAGGCACGGCGAAGCGAGCATAGCGCCGTTTGTTCCGGTCGAGATTGGGCCGTCTGCGCCACCGCGGGAGGTGGCCGAAGCGCCGTTGACGACGACGGCGCGTCGACGCAAGAGCCAGGGCATCATCGAGATTGATCTTGGTAGCGGGCACCGCATCCGGGTCGATGGCGACGTTGATGGAGACGCGCTACGTCGCGTTCTCGATGCTTTGGTCCGCCGATGA
- a CDS encoding tyrosine-type recombinase/integrase, which produces MIAKEYLGRSRLYRRLRGGPHGLLIERYGARLVEEGLVRHGTWRCLNVVGGLLSWIAGRRFGLLDLDEQVVERYLRHRGGRQSIQPGDRAALKRWLSVLREEGAIAPTVLPPLTPHERIFEEFDAYLRSERGLAPRSIVRHLPVIRRFLHEVCSGGATALCKISQEDVTRCIERHAQDWSPGTGKAMCWSLRAFLRYLHYRGLNARPLADCVPSMRRWKLATLPTYLPAAQVRKALDGCDRKTVMGRRDYAILLLLAKLGLRADEVATLTLDDIDWRASEILVRAKGRQRARMPIPPDVGAAIVAYLRNGRPKSSCRRLFVRTLAPHIGFASGCAITMIAKAALDRVGIDGCAHRGAHIFRHSLATELLRSGATLSEIGQLLRHENHDTTRIYAKVDIDALRTLSLPWPGGVQ; this is translated from the coding sequence ATGATTGCGAAAGAGTACTTGGGCAGAAGCCGGCTGTACCGGCGTCTCAGAGGCGGACCGCACGGACTGCTCATCGAGCGCTATGGCGCTCGTCTCGTCGAAGAGGGACTCGTTCGGCACGGCACGTGGCGTTGCCTCAACGTGGTTGGCGGGCTCCTGAGTTGGATCGCAGGCCGTCGCTTTGGGCTGCTCGATCTCGATGAGCAGGTCGTTGAGCGGTACCTCCGACATCGAGGCGGGAGGCAGTCTATCCAACCTGGTGACCGGGCCGCGCTCAAGCGATGGCTGTCGGTGCTGCGCGAGGAAGGCGCGATCGCGCCGACTGTGCTGCCGCCTCTCACCCCGCACGAACGGATCTTCGAGGAGTTCGATGCCTACCTGCGATCAGAGCGCGGGTTGGCCCCGAGGTCCATTGTCCGCCATCTCCCGGTTATCCGCAGGTTCCTGCACGAGGTGTGCTCCGGCGGCGCCACCGCCCTGTGCAAGATCAGCCAAGAGGACGTGACCCGCTGCATTGAGCGCCACGCCCAGGATTGGAGCCCGGGAACAGGCAAGGCGATGTGCTGGTCGTTGCGCGCCTTTCTCCGTTACCTCCACTATCGGGGGCTGAACGCGCGCCCGTTGGCGGATTGCGTTCCGTCAATGCGGCGATGGAAGCTCGCAACTCTGCCGACCTATCTGCCTGCCGCACAGGTGCGGAAGGCTCTCGACGGTTGCGACCGAAAGACGGTGATGGGACGGCGCGACTACGCCATTCTGTTGTTGCTGGCCAAGCTCGGCCTGCGGGCCGACGAGGTTGCGACGCTCACGCTCGATGATATTGACTGGCGCGCCAGCGAGATACTCGTTCGCGCCAAGGGCCGACAGCGTGCACGGATGCCGATACCGCCAGACGTTGGCGCGGCCATCGTTGCATATCTGCGCAATGGCCGCCCAAAGTCGTCGTGCCGACGATTGTTCGTCCGCACACTCGCGCCGCACATCGGGTTTGCTTCCGGATGTGCGATCACCATGATCGCCAAGGCCGCCCTCGATCGCGTTGGAATCGACGGTTGCGCACACCGCGGCGCCCATATCTTCCGACACAGTCTCGCTACCGAGCTTCTCCGATCTGGCGCGACCTTGTCGGAGATCGGACAGTTGCTGCGGCACGAGAACCACGACACTACCCGGATTTACGCGAAGGTCGATATTGATGCGTTGAGAACATTGAGCCTGCCCTGGCCGGGAGGCGTGCAATGA
- a CDS encoding tyrosine-type recombinase/integrase, whose protein sequence is MTNLRAALDKYLSMRKGFGYKYEHQTRRLADFVAFMEKRKARIITTKLALEWATLPPDRHASWALRLSDVRGFARHVANFDPRTEVPPVGMLPGWKRAKPYVYSDAEIDALLTAALALPPAGGLRRWTYHTLFGLIAVTGMRISEAMGLERDDVDLDAGVLTVRLTKFGKSRLVPLHPTTTTALRDYAHRRDAMLGSRCGSTFFVAEQGGRLLHQYVHRVFWRLSREIGLRRPGDRTGPRVHDFRHRFAIRTLLDWYREGKDVEQQLPVLSTYLGHACVRDTYWYLSACPELMEEAARRLDRRWEVTP, encoded by the coding sequence ATGACCAATCTGCGCGCCGCACTCGATAAGTACCTGAGCATGCGCAAGGGGTTTGGATACAAGTACGAGCACCAGACCCGTCGGCTCGCCGACTTCGTCGCCTTCATGGAGAAGCGCAAAGCCAGGATCATCACGACGAAGCTGGCATTGGAATGGGCAACGCTGCCGCCCGATCGTCATGCATCCTGGGCGCTGCGATTGAGCGACGTCCGCGGGTTCGCGCGCCATGTCGCCAACTTCGATCCGAGAACGGAGGTACCGCCCGTCGGCATGCTGCCCGGATGGAAGCGCGCCAAGCCTTATGTCTACAGCGACGCGGAGATCGATGCGTTGCTGACGGCAGCGCTGGCTCTGCCGCCAGCGGGCGGGCTGCGCCGATGGACCTACCATACCCTGTTCGGGCTGATCGCGGTGACGGGCATGCGTATATCCGAGGCGATGGGCCTGGAGCGTGATGACGTCGACCTCGACGCCGGCGTGCTGACGGTCCGGCTGACCAAGTTCGGCAAGTCGCGGCTCGTGCCATTGCATCCGACGACGACAACTGCGTTGCGCGACTACGCCCACCGGCGCGACGCGATGCTCGGATCACGCTGCGGCTCGACCTTCTTCGTTGCCGAACAGGGAGGCCGCTTGCTGCACCAGTACGTTCATCGCGTCTTCTGGCGATTGTCCCGAGAGATCGGGCTGCGGCGCCCAGGTGATCGTACCGGGCCACGCGTGCACGACTTCCGTCATCGCTTCGCCATCCGGACGCTGCTCGACTGGTATCGCGAAGGCAAGGACGTCGAGCAGCAACTCCCAGTGCTCTCCACTTACCTCGGCCACGCCTGCGTGCGTGATACCTATTGGTATCTCTCGGCCTGCCCCGAGTTGATGGAAGAAGCGGCGCGGCGTCTCGATCGGCGGTGGGAGGTGACACCATGA